A part of Geothrix oryzae genomic DNA contains:
- a CDS encoding OmpW/AlkL family protein, translating to MKSFVLPVALAAGLLSSAPLQAQEGPRQESPWMVRLRAVSLQPADKSDAAAGLPADAIHVSSKTIPEVDISYFFTKNLAAELVLTVPQKHDVTLGGAKIGTFKELPPTLTAQWHFLPGQTVDPYVGLGLNLTLISDVKLADGALDLDKTSVGPAAQVGVDFKVARQCFINVDVKYAQIRSDVKTAAGAKVTGVKVDPFLFGVGVGYRF from the coding sequence ATGAAGTCCTTCGTCCTGCCGGTGGCCCTGGCCGCCGGACTGCTGAGCTCTGCCCCGCTCCAGGCCCAGGAGGGCCCGCGCCAGGAAAGTCCGTGGATGGTGCGCCTGCGCGCCGTCTCCCTCCAGCCCGCCGACAAGTCCGACGCGGCCGCCGGGCTGCCGGCGGATGCCATCCATGTCAGCTCGAAGACCATCCCGGAGGTGGACATCAGCTACTTCTTCACGAAGAACCTCGCCGCGGAGCTGGTGCTCACCGTGCCCCAGAAGCACGATGTCACCCTGGGCGGGGCGAAGATCGGCACCTTCAAGGAGCTGCCTCCCACCCTCACGGCCCAGTGGCACTTCCTCCCGGGCCAGACGGTGGATCCCTATGTGGGCCTGGGCCTGAACCTCACCCTGATCTCGGATGTGAAGCTGGCGGACGGCGCCCTGGATCTGGACAAGACGAGCGTGGGTCCTGCGGCCCAGGTGGGGGTGGATTTCAAGGTGGCCCGGCAGTGCTTCATCAATGTCGATGTGAAGTACGCGCAGATTCGCAGCGATGTGAAGACCGCTGCCGGGGCCAAGGTCACCGGGGTGAAGGTCGACCCGTTCCTCTTCGGCGTGGGAGTCGGCTACCGGTTCTGA
- a CDS encoding sensor histidine kinase, producing the protein MNPAPKRHPELTRLYVAVGLAVLIIMTILAYKAVGNRVAEGGLDAPSRWALLALGLANVLAIGALLFIVARSVAKLYFERRSGILGARLRTRLVLTIFSVCLVPSLILFLVGQNFINKNVERWFSPETEISIRDGQLVAGDLRAAAKARVDFGAERLLASPSADAASIRTASGLDLVAYLGARGGEGVKALDLGAGLPPPNLQVPGTEAAQEATEGLWLLRVVPRGDGVWVVGVFMPRETLNRVLALEQRFRESQQMRAAKDTLETLPQNTFLFLTMLTLFFAVWSGLALAKSLSEPIRALAKAAQRVGSGDLEVQLPELGEDELAFLARTFNAMIRDLKANRAAIVAQAGRLEQQRAYLDQLLAALPVGVMSWRADGELRTFNAAARSWLGLETFDPTEARWATVESLPRLGRLPELLAAVRLSGRGAQEELRLGGEGEGRPVRAIFEPLQGGGVLAVLEDLSLLAQAEKRAAWQEVARRMAHEVKNPLTPIQLTAQRLLRRSREGRLDPEAVQEGAETILAEVASLSRLVDSFSRFARLPVPQFAPCDPAEILRQVLALYEPNQPEIRWTLNCPPESPGVLWDGDMVKRALINLVDNAVAAVDGKGSVALSLTVDPETEGLRFSVEDDGTGVPEGDRERLFEPYFSTKRKGTGLGLAIVRRIAQDHGGDADYQPLGQGSRFNLWLPKGPKA; encoded by the coding sequence ATGAACCCCGCCCCCAAGCGCCACCCCGAGCTGACGCGCCTCTATGTGGCCGTGGGGCTGGCCGTCCTGATCATCATGACCATCCTGGCCTACAAGGCCGTGGGCAACCGGGTGGCGGAGGGCGGGCTGGACGCGCCCTCGCGGTGGGCGCTGCTGGCGCTGGGCCTGGCCAATGTGCTCGCCATCGGGGCGCTGCTCTTCATCGTGGCCCGCAGCGTGGCCAAGCTCTACTTCGAGCGCCGCAGCGGCATCCTGGGCGCCCGCCTGCGCACGCGCCTGGTGCTGACCATCTTCAGCGTGTGCCTCGTGCCGAGCCTGATCCTCTTCCTCGTGGGGCAGAACTTCATCAACAAGAATGTGGAGCGCTGGTTCAGCCCGGAGACGGAAATCTCGATCCGGGACGGCCAGCTGGTGGCGGGGGACCTCCGCGCCGCCGCCAAGGCCCGGGTGGACTTCGGCGCCGAGCGCCTGCTGGCCTCGCCCTCGGCGGACGCCGCCAGCATCCGCACGGCCTCGGGCCTCGACCTGGTGGCCTACCTCGGCGCCCGCGGCGGGGAGGGCGTGAAGGCCCTGGACCTGGGTGCCGGCCTGCCGCCGCCGAACCTTCAGGTCCCGGGAACCGAGGCCGCGCAGGAGGCCACCGAGGGGCTGTGGCTGCTGCGGGTGGTGCCCCGGGGCGACGGCGTCTGGGTGGTGGGCGTCTTCATGCCGCGGGAGACCCTGAACCGGGTGCTGGCCCTGGAGCAGCGCTTCCGCGAGAGCCAGCAGATGCGCGCCGCCAAGGACACCCTGGAGACGCTGCCGCAGAACACCTTCCTGTTCCTCACCATGCTGACGCTCTTCTTCGCCGTGTGGTCGGGCCTCGCCCTGGCGAAGTCGCTGAGCGAGCCCATCCGCGCCCTGGCCAAGGCCGCCCAGCGCGTGGGCAGCGGCGACCTGGAGGTGCAGCTGCCCGAGCTGGGCGAGGACGAGCTGGCCTTCCTGGCCCGGACCTTCAACGCCATGATCCGGGACCTCAAGGCCAACCGGGCGGCCATCGTGGCGCAGGCCGGCCGGCTGGAGCAGCAGCGGGCCTACCTGGACCAGCTGCTGGCGGCCCTGCCCGTGGGCGTCATGAGCTGGCGGGCGGACGGCGAGCTGCGCACCTTCAATGCCGCGGCCCGCAGCTGGCTGGGCCTGGAGACCTTCGACCCCACGGAGGCCCGCTGGGCGACCGTGGAATCGCTGCCCCGCCTGGGCCGCCTGCCCGAGCTGCTGGCCGCGGTGCGCCTGTCCGGGCGCGGCGCGCAGGAGGAGCTGCGCCTGGGCGGCGAAGGCGAGGGCCGCCCCGTGCGCGCGATCTTCGAGCCGCTCCAGGGCGGCGGCGTCCTGGCGGTGCTGGAGGACCTGTCCCTGCTGGCCCAGGCGGAGAAGCGCGCCGCCTGGCAGGAAGTGGCCCGGCGCATGGCCCACGAAGTGAAGAACCCGCTCACGCCCATCCAGCTCACGGCCCAGCGCCTGCTTCGCCGTTCCCGCGAGGGCCGCCTGGATCCCGAGGCCGTGCAGGAGGGCGCCGAAACGATCCTGGCGGAGGTGGCCAGCCTCTCGCGCCTGGTGGACAGTTTCAGCCGCTTCGCCCGCCTGCCCGTGCCCCAGTTCGCGCCCTGCGATCCCGCCGAGATCCTGCGGCAGGTGCTGGCCCTCTACGAGCCGAACCAGCCGGAGATCCGCTGGACCCTGAACTGCCCGCCGGAGTCGCCGGGCGTCCTGTGGGATGGCGACATGGTGAAGCGGGCCCTCATCAACCTGGTGGACAACGCGGTGGCCGCCGTGGACGGCAAGGGGTCGGTGGCCCTGTCGCTCACGGTGGACCCCGAAACCGAAGGTCTGCGCTTCAGCGTGGAGGATGACGGCACGGGGGTGCCGGAAGGCGACCGCGAGCGCCTCTTCGAGCCCTACTTCTCCACCAAGCGGAAGGGCACGGGCCTGGGCCTGGCCATCGTGCGCCGCATCGCCCAGGATCACGGCGGCGACGCGGATTACCAGCCGCTGGGGCAGGGCAGCCGGTTCAACCTGTGGCTGCCGAAGGGCCCGAAAGCCTGA
- a CDS encoding DNA methyltransferase, translated as MTGDGEEAVRRSFLAGFIPDSGLPVFAPSPPEEAWDSVPAEGQAYPRLSLEFWTSKQRQAANLHEISYRACYKPQLPRHFIERLTQPGDRVYDPFSGRGTTALEAALLGRRVAANDVNPLSRMLAEPRLTPPDPMAVAKRLEAIPRTGAEDGLDLGMFFHPDTAAEIRGLRHWCLDRAASGGLDALDTWIRMVATNRLTGHSPGFFSVYTLPPNQALTAEKQRQINLQRDQTPPYRDTHALILRKTRQLLTRLEPAQRRNLAAAALDARFLTGDARQTRELPEASVALTVTSPPFLDVVDYAGDNWLRCWFNGLDAQAISQSISTPRSVEAWSEAMAEVFMELHRLTRPGGFVAFEVGEIRGGKVKLDEVVLPLGLRAGFRAHGVLVNSQVFTKTAHIWGVGNNAKGTNSNRIVLFERA; from the coding sequence ATGACGGGAGACGGTGAGGAGGCAGTGCGGCGGAGCTTCCTGGCGGGCTTCATCCCCGACAGCGGTCTGCCTGTCTTTGCCCCCTCCCCGCCCGAAGAGGCCTGGGATTCTGTGCCGGCCGAAGGCCAGGCCTATCCCCGGCTCTCTCTGGAATTCTGGACCTCGAAGCAGCGCCAGGCCGCCAACCTGCATGAAATTTCTTACCGCGCCTGCTACAAGCCCCAGCTGCCCCGGCACTTCATCGAGCGCCTCACCCAGCCCGGCGACCGCGTCTATGATCCCTTCAGCGGCCGCGGCACCACGGCCCTGGAGGCCGCCCTGCTGGGACGCCGGGTCGCCGCCAACGATGTGAACCCGCTGTCCCGGATGTTGGCGGAACCGCGCCTGACGCCGCCGGATCCCATGGCCGTGGCCAAACGCCTGGAGGCCATCCCACGCACGGGTGCGGAGGATGGGCTGGACCTCGGCATGTTCTTCCATCCCGACACCGCCGCCGAGATCCGGGGCCTTCGCCACTGGTGCCTGGATCGCGCGGCCAGCGGCGGGCTGGATGCTCTCGACACCTGGATCCGCATGGTGGCCACCAATCGCCTCACAGGCCACAGCCCGGGATTCTTCTCCGTCTACACGCTGCCCCCCAACCAGGCGCTCACGGCAGAGAAGCAGCGCCAGATCAATCTCCAGCGCGACCAGACCCCGCCCTACCGCGACACCCACGCCCTCATCCTGCGGAAGACCCGGCAGCTGCTCACGCGCCTGGAGCCCGCCCAGCGGCGGAACCTGGCCGCTGCCGCCCTGGATGCCCGCTTCCTCACCGGGGATGCCCGCCAGACCCGGGAGCTGCCGGAGGCCTCAGTGGCCCTCACCGTCACCTCCCCACCCTTCCTGGATGTGGTGGACTACGCCGGTGACAACTGGCTGCGCTGCTGGTTCAACGGCCTGGATGCCCAGGCCATCAGCCAGAGCATCAGCACCCCCCGCTCGGTGGAGGCCTGGTCCGAGGCCATGGCCGAGGTCTTCATGGAACTGCACCGCCTCACCCGGCCCGGCGGCTTCGTGGCCTTCGAGGTGGGCGAGATCCGCGGCGGGAAGGTCAAGCTGGACGAGGTCGTGCTGCCCCTGGGCCTGCGGGCGGGCTTCCGCGCCCACGGCGTGCTGGTGAACAGCCAGGTCTTCACCAAGACCGCGCACATCTGGGGCGTGGGCAACAACGCCAAGGGCACCAACAGCAACCGCATCGTCCTGTTCGAGCGGGCCTGA
- the cydB gene encoding cytochrome d ubiquinol oxidase subunit II produces the protein MLESIWFVIWGVAWAVYFMLDGFDLGLGTLFPFLAKDETEKRILVNAMGPFWDGNEVWLITAGGVTFAAFPRAYAIMFSGLYTPLMLLLFALILRGVAFEFRGKVDSARWRATWDACLVVGSFLPALLLGVAFANIFKGLPLDAAGLFHGNLFTLLNPYGLLGGALFVLIFAVHGALWLTTRTEGELQARAGRMATSLWLVEAVAAVAFLALTWFSTRLWQNVLAKPALLVLPLLAVAGLLLTRVFAAQGAWWKAWFASSALILGAVLFGVAGLFPNLLPSSLDPAASVTAFNAASSPLTLKIMLGVVLCFLPVVIGYQLWVYLTFRDTVTAESISRGPAY, from the coding sequence ATGCTGGAATCCATCTGGTTCGTGATCTGGGGCGTGGCCTGGGCCGTCTACTTCATGCTCGACGGCTTCGACCTGGGCCTGGGCACGCTGTTTCCCTTCCTGGCGAAGGACGAGACCGAGAAGCGCATCCTCGTGAACGCCATGGGGCCTTTCTGGGATGGCAACGAGGTGTGGCTCATCACGGCGGGCGGCGTGACCTTCGCGGCCTTCCCGAGGGCCTACGCCATCATGTTCTCGGGCCTCTACACGCCGCTGATGCTGCTGCTCTTCGCGCTGATCCTGCGGGGCGTGGCCTTCGAGTTCCGGGGCAAGGTGGACAGCGCCCGCTGGCGCGCCACCTGGGACGCCTGCCTCGTCGTGGGCTCCTTCCTACCCGCGCTGCTGCTGGGGGTGGCCTTCGCCAACATCTTCAAGGGCCTGCCCCTGGACGCCGCGGGCCTCTTCCACGGCAACCTGTTCACGCTGCTCAACCCCTACGGCCTGCTGGGCGGCGCGCTCTTCGTGCTGATCTTCGCGGTCCACGGCGCCCTGTGGCTGACCACCCGCACCGAGGGCGAGCTTCAGGCCCGGGCCGGCCGCATGGCCACATCCCTCTGGCTGGTCGAGGCCGTCGCGGCCGTGGCCTTCCTGGCCCTGACCTGGTTCAGCACGCGGCTCTGGCAGAATGTGCTGGCCAAGCCCGCCCTCCTCGTCCTGCCCCTGCTGGCCGTGGCGGGCCTACTGCTGACGCGGGTCTTCGCGGCGCAGGGCGCTTGGTGGAAGGCCTGGTTCGCCTCCTCGGCTCTCATCCTGGGCGCGGTGCTCTTCGGCGTGGCGGGGCTCTTCCCGAACCTGCTGCCCTCCAGCCTGGACCCCGCGGCCTCGGTGACGGCCTTCAACGCCGCCTCCAGCCCCCTGACGCTCAAGATCATGCTGGGCGTGGTGCTCTGCTTCCTGCCCGTGGTGATCGGCTACCAGCTGTGGGTGTACCTGACCTTCCGGGACACGGTGACGGCCGAGAGCATCTCTCGCGGACCCGCGTACTGA